A region from the Equus asinus isolate D_3611 breed Donkey chromosome 3, EquAss-T2T_v2, whole genome shotgun sequence genome encodes:
- the PDLIM2 gene encoding PDZ and LIM domain protein 2 has translation MALTVDVVGPGPWGFRITGGRDFHTPIMVTKVTERGKAEAADLRPGDIIVAINGESAEGMLHAEAQSKIRQSPSPLRLQLDRSRAASPGQTNGESPMEVLATRFQDSVRTHTDSQSSLRSSCSSPASLSPRPDSPFSTPPHPSPHTLAGEAVVSRSFQSLAHSPGLAAADRLSCGGRPGSRQASLSLAGDSAVLVLPPSPRPCSSGPRLSVDSEGGSHLLREDSEVFKMLQENREGRVAPRQSSSFRLLQEALEAEERGGPPAFLPSSLSPQSSLPTSRALATPPKLHTCEKCGTSIANQAVRIQEGRYRHPGCYTCADCGLNLKMRGHFWVGDELYCEKHARQRFSAAPPLHSQA, from the exons ATGGCGCTGACAGTGGATGTGGTGGggccggggccctggggcttCCGCATCACCGGGGGCAGGGATTTCCACACGCCCATCATGGTGACTAAG GTAACCGAGCGGGGCAAGGCCGAGGCTGCTGACCTCCGTCCTGGCGACATCATCGTGGCCATCAACGGGGAGAGTGCCGAGGGCATGCTTCATGCAGAGGCCCAGAGCAAGATCCGCCAGAGCCCCTCGCCCCTGCGCCTACAGCTGGACCG GTCTCGGGCTGCCTCTCCCGGGCAGACCAACGGGGAAAGCCCCATGGAAGTGCTGGCGACCCGCTTCCAG GACTCCGTGAGGACCCACACGGACAGCCAGTCCTCCCTGCGGtcctcctgctccagccctgcctccctcagccCCCGGCCAGACAGCCCCTTCTCCacaccaccccaccccagcccccacacCCTCGCTGGAGAGGCAGTGGTGAGCCGCAG TTTCCAGAGCCTAGCACACTCTCCGGGACTCGCTGCTGCTGACCGCTTGTCCTGTGGGGGCCGCCCAGGAAGTCGCCAG GCCAGCCTCAGCCTCGCTGGCGACTCGGCCGTGCTGGTGCTGCCGCCTTCCCCGCGTCCCTGTTCCTCCGGCCCCAGGCTCAG TGTGGACTCAGAAGGGGGAAGCCACCTCCTGAGAGAGGATTCAGAAGTCTTCAAGATGCTGCAGGAAAATCGCGAGGGGCGGGTGGCTCCCCGGCAGTCTAGCTCTTTTCGGCTCTTGCAGGAAGCCCTGGAGGCCGAGGAGAGAG gtgGCCCGCCTGCCTTCCTGCCCAGCTCGCTGAGCCCCCAgtcctccctgcccacctccaggGCCCTGGCCACCCCGCCCAAGCTCCACACGTGTGAGAAGTGCGGTACCAGCATTGC GAACCAGGCCGTGCGCATCCAGGAGGGACGGTATCGCCACCCGGGCTGCTACACCTGTGCAGACTGCGGGCTGAACCTCAAGATGCGCGGGCACTTCTGGGTGGGGGACGAGCTGTACTGCGAGAAGCATGCCCGCCAGCGCTTCTCTGCAGCGCCCCCGCTCCACTCCCAGGCCTGA